Within Dermacentor albipictus isolate Rhodes 1998 colony chromosome 3, USDA_Dalb.pri_finalv2, whole genome shotgun sequence, the genomic segment tcttcctgagttaaagccgaatacctgttcttaagcttgatctggaattcctctattttccctcttaccgctaactcattgatcggcttcttatgtaccagtttcttccgttcccttctcaggtctaggctaattcgagttcttaccatcctgtggtcactgcagcgcaccttgccgagcacgtccacatcttgtatgatgccagggttagcgcagagtatgaagtctatttcatttctagtctcgccgttcgggcccctccacgtccactttcggctaacccgcttgcggaagaaggtattcattatcctcatattattctgttccgcaaactctactaataactcccccctgatattcctagtgcctatgccatattcccccactgccttgtctccagcctgctttttgcctacctttgcattaaagtcacccattagtatagtgtatttagttttcactctacccatcgccgattccacgtcttcatagaagctttcgacttcctggtcatcatgactggatgtaggggcgtagacctgtacaatcttcattttgtacctcttattaagtttcacaacaagacctgccaccctctcgttaatgctatagaattcctgtatgttaccagctatattcttattaatcaggaatccgacgcctagttcctttctctctgctaagccccggtagcacaggacgtgcccgctttttagcactgtatatgcttcttttggcctcctaacttcactgagccctattatatcccatttattgccctctaattcctccaatagcactgctagactcgcctcactagataacgttctagcgttaaacgttgccaggttcatattccaatggcggcctgtccggagccagtgattcttagcaccctctgcagcgttgcaggtctgaccgccgccgtggtcagttgcttcgcagctgctggggactgagggccggggtttgattgtgttgttcatataggaggttgtggccaagtactgcaccagggtggccaatcctgctctggtgagggagtgcgttaccggttctggtcaccgggatcaggccacactccaggcctgtttatgcaattttatcaacacgcagattttttttttttattccggtggaaaattgccggcaccgggattcgaaccacggacctcttgcacgcgaggcgggtgttctacctctacgccaccgctgcaactcggggttgtttaatgtgcacctaataaatataagtacatgggtgttttcgcatttcgcctccatcgaaatgcggcctctgtGGCAGGGGGTTTGAGCccccgacctcgagctcagcagcccaacaccatagccactgagcaaacacggcgggtaacAGTTATTTTCATTTGCGTCATAATGTCTCGGCTATTGAACAGTCAGCGAGCTGACGAGACAATTAGCACTTTAATATTGATGTCTCTTTTTTTCAATAATTTAATTGGATGAAGCCAGCCAACGCACCCTGACGTGACCTTTTGAAATTCTCTGAATTCCGCTGAGATTTCTGCGGCCACAGTTGTCGCGTTCATCGTTGCAGTTGCTCGTCCTGCCGCGTAATATGCCGAGCGCAGCTGTGATGCTTCGATGGGGGAGGGCGGGGAGGGgagggtcgaaatgcaaaaattgTCCGCGCCCTGTGCATCGAGGGcgcattaaagatcccctggtggtcaaaattaacccacagtcccccactacggcgtgcctcataatcaaatcgtggttttggtacgtaaaaccccagaattccgCTCACTTCAGTTATGGTGCTTCTAATCGGCAGCACTGTCAAAAAGGGAGCTGATGACCGAAATCCTGGGGCAAGTTTCCCAGATATTTTGCTCGTAATTGTTGTTTGCCGTAGGTCAACACCATGATTGGCTGGAATCGGTTCTTACGAATAATTCCAGCGTATGAAAGTTTTTGCGAATTTGGGAAATGAAGATAAGAATTAAAGACAGAAGCACCTAGTGCCGCCATATATGACTGCTTAAGGTACATAATTTTTTTATCACATCAACTGTGGCGTCATAGACTTCACTATTGAAGAAAAGCACCAAAAATGTGACACGGCAGAGAGTACAACACGAAACGAAGTGACTTCTGCGACTTTTGGGACAAAGTTGCATTAAATAGAATATTCAGCCTGTGTTTCTCAATTTAAGTGGGTAGCAGTGACCATATTGCAATTTTTCCGTCATATGACTGCAGGTGTAGTTTGTGACGGCTGTGCAGATGATTGGGGCGCATAGCACAGAATACGATTTGCCGGAATGGGCTATCTTTATTATTACTCTAAAGATCTCGTAACAAGCGCTAAAGCCAGGCGACGTCGGCTGCTTGCCGTTCCTTGGCAATACAGAAGATAACACATGCCCACGCACCCATGAAGCTGCAAAGAAATCATGATCTTAATCTACATAGATTCGGCGCACATCTGCGCACAGTTCAGAGAAATTTGAAACGAGCACACTGAGCAGCGCAAGGCGTATATCGTTTGCAGGAAAAGTAAGAAAGGAGTCATGTAAAGTTAGAAGTATTAGGACAGCTGTCTAGTCGTGGAACATATGGCCCACCCTCCGCCTTAATCCCATTTGTTAGCCTTAATAAACAGGATCGTCTCGACGTACACGCCTTCTTTAGAAAAAAGTTGCTATTAAAGTGTGCTTACTTCGACGTTCCCATGGCAGAGTCTATTTCGCAGTAACGATGTGGCGTGTTGAGACTAGCGACTTCGCTACTTCGCTACTCCCGATTCGCACGATCCGAGATCGAGCACCGAAACCCTGTACTTGTGTCCGGTTAATGCACTGAATGAGACACGGGAACTGCGCAACAAACATGCGTTAGATAAAACGACTGCATCTTGCTACCTGCTATGTCAGTTCCAGTATCTATACATTGCCCAGCCGTAGAAAGATATGGGAAATGCTCTACTTATGAAACCGCTGGCTATGGTATATCTTATATAGAGTCACTGAAGGACGCGTTGCAGTTTCATTGCAATCCATGCTTCGAGCTGTGGCACATTCTTGGCTTGAGAAGAAGTGCCCTCTGCGCGTGGTCGACAGGGAAGACCTGCTTACTTCCTCACGGTGCAGGTCCGAATTAGGCTTGGTGAAGACCTTTAAGGCGAATATATCTGCGCGGTGTCCGTGTTTTCACGATGGGTGTCGTCTCACATTTCACCCTGCACTTGGTATATCATGCCAGGCCATCGGGTAGGGTAATATAACTCCGGTTGCCCGTTACAAGCGACATCTCACCCTCTCTTGCCCAACCGCATTTGATAGTGTTGATAACTGTGGCGCTCGTCCTAATTGATCGGGTTGTTGTGAGGGCGGTACTGCTACCAACCAATGGTTAACTGAGCTTTAGACAGCGTTGCGGTGAGCCAAGCTTTCACGACAGTTTGGTTGTGCTCTCGGATGTGGAGCACAAAACAGAAGACGCTTTCATGAAGCTCTGCGAAAAAGCAATAGCTGATTATTACTCGAAAGCATTGGATGCAAGGGATCGCATGAGACGACACTGTGTGTTTAAACGAATGAAGACCCCCAGAGTACACGATGTATTCGACAAACGATACAGTCAAGCGATCACCCGGCAAGCCACCAAAGCATACTCAGCCCGAAAGCATTGGCTATGGAATCCGGAAAGGCTGCACCCTTATTAGAGAACGTAGCCAACACCAATTTCAATTAAAGGATTCGAAAGAAACAAATATTTACGTTCCTATTTGATGAATATTACACGGTGTGCTTAAGGAAGACCTGATTTCATGAAAAATCCCTTCCTTTCTATAGATAAGTGAAGGTCTATAGATAAGTGATGAAAGAGCCTGGACTAATTAATCTCTGTGATGAGCAGCACCCGTCAATAAAGAAGGTACCCTCGCATCCTGTCTCTAACGGTCTAATTTTGTGTGTTACAACATCGCTACCATGAAGAACCGCATGATTTGCTTGAAGTACTATTTGCGCGGAAAGCCCTACAGAGGCAGTGCGAAGCAGCTGGAGAAACCTTGCGAGCACGTTTTGTAGCACGTTTAGACTATAGGTTATAACAAGCACTCTGTTCTCTGGGAATATGGATATTGATGCattgcagagagagaaagagaggcaaaACTTGCCGCTTTTTAAAAAAAAACCATGGAAAATACTGCGCTGTTCCGACAAAACATATTGATGCACCTTCGTGGAAACCAGCCAATATATCATCATTTCTTTCACATTCCAGAGATTACGTAAGATAAACAACCGATCCATTTTACGGATGTGACTACCAAATTCTAACAGCTTTGTTTGGGATCATAATTTCAGTGGAAAGAAATGGAAGAAGTTGGTAAAATCGGCAGAGACGACGACACGCCATCGATGATATTCTAACCACAACATGCGCCCCACTCACAGAGCATGCATTACCAtttagccatatatatatatatatatatatatatatatatatatatatatatacatttataaCCGCCATTTCCTTGCATGAGCAATAAAATGGCCATATGCTGAAACAGAACAGCCATAAACTCAGCTGAACATGGCGGTGGTCCACTGCGATTGCGGCAATAACTCTTTCCATAAAACTGAAGCAGTCTGTGCTCATGTATCTTCTTCGAAATGCGTGTTTTCAAATCTTTACTGACGCCGTATTTCGGGTCTTTGGATgcacggtggaatacaaaacatGTGCATTATGCGGCCGCCGTGCAAATGGCGGCATGAACTGTCCTCCGACATCGAGCGTTTTCTCAAGGCCGTCCCCCACTCTATATTTCGCTCGCCATCAGTGGCAAGGGTATACCCAAGCTCTCTTTCGTGGCGGATGAAATAAAACGCCGTCTGCCACTGGCGCAGATAAAAGGAAGCGCTGACAAAGATAGAAGCAATCGCGTACACTTGAAGCGGCGGGCGTTGAGCGTTGTGTCTCGCCAGAGGTGCAATCCGGGATCTTCGTCGGTGGTCGCGACACGCAAGAAAAACAAATACGCCGGGCTAAAAAAGAAGTGGAGGTCACCACGCATCAGTTTAAAAAGAGGAGTCTGCGCAGCCGACGGCCAGTCACTCACGAAAACTCTCCCGATGCTCGCCAAATTTGTCCTCCTCGCGTCGGTTCTCGCCGTGGTCCACTGCGATACCGACGACAACACGCTGCTCGCCAGGGCCCACAACCAGTTTGGCGTGAACCTGCTGAAGTACCTCGCAGCCCAGGAGCCCTCGTCCAATGTATTCTTCTCGCCGACCAGCATTGCCGCCGCGTTCGGTATGGCCTACGTCGGCGCCAGGGGAAACTCGGAGGCCGAGCTGGATTCGGTGTTCGGTCACACCGCTCTCGGCCTTACCGGCCGGGACACAGTGCTCGGCGCGTACAAAAACCTCCTGGAACTCTCGACCTCGCCCAACGTCACTCTGGACGTGGCCAACATGGTCCTAGCGCAGGTGGGTTTTCCCATATCGGAAAGCTACAAACAGCAGCTGCGCGAAATCTTTGATGCGGATGTGAGGTCTGCCGACTTCCACGGGGACGGTCCGAGGGTAGCGGCAGAAGTTAATGCGTGGGTGCGCGGAAAGACCAGGGGCAAGATCTCCGGCATCTTACCAGAGGGTGAGCCGCTGGACATCGTGCTCTTCATCCTGAACGCCGTCTACTTCAAGGGCACCTGGGTGACCCCATTCAACGCCCGTGAGACGGTGGACAAGCCTTTCCTCAACCTTGGAACCAGCGAGGTGAGCAAACCGGCGATGCACCTCAGGACGCGTCTTCCGCACACAAGAGTAGATGCCTATCACGCCTCTGCCGTGGAGATACCGTACGAGGGAGACAGGTTCAGCATGGTGGTCCTGCTTCCGGACAACCCAACTGGACTCGCGGCAGTCAGGGATGGCATGTCGCTCGACATGCTCGAAGCCGTCGGCAGCAAGCTAAGCTTTAGGGAGGTCAAGCTCCAGCTGCCCAAGTTTGAAGTGAGCCTCAATTACAGCTTGGTGCCAGCGAtgaaggccctcggtttgaactCTGTCTTCGGCGGATCGGCCAACTTCAGTGGTATCAGCGAAAGTGTCCTGGTGAGGATATCAGATGTTGTGCACAAGGCGGCCGTCGATGTGAACGAGGAAGGAACCATTGCGACCGCAGTGACTGGGCTCTCGCTCATGCCCCTCTCGGGTCTCTACAACCCACCGCCGCCCATCCAGTTCATCGTGAACCGCCCCTTCCTCTACTACATCAGGGACAGGAGCACCAACCGGGTTCTCTTCATCGGAGAGGTTCACACGCTCTGATACGCCGAGGCATTCCTTCGCCCTCCGGTACACCAGGACTTTCGAGTGATGGAAATGTGCTACTAACATTACAACGTAAATAAGGGCAGCTTTCAAATAAAGTGCGCCCTTTTAGTACATTTCCTGTCTATTTTCCTTAAGGATTGTAGTGTGCCCTTTCCTTGCTTTCttattttcttctgttttttccTTATAAGTACGGAAATTAGGTGGAAACCGTATCAACGTGCGTAAAGCAATGACATCAGGCTCCACCTCTCCCCCTCTCATCCGTAGTTTCTTCTATTTTCGTTCGAAATTGCTAGAAGCCGTTAGCTTACGTAGCCGAGTGTTTTCACGCTTGCAAAACGCTTTTTCTGCATCGTTTGGAAGCCAGACATGATTAAGAACTAAAGGACGCGCGAAAC encodes:
- the LOC135898069 gene encoding iripin-3-like, which produces MLAKFVLLASVLAVVHCDTDDNTLLARAHNQFGVNLLKYLAAQEPSSNVFFSPTSIAAAFGMAYVGARGNSEAELDSVFGHTALGLTGRDTVLGAYKNLLELSTSPNVTLDVANMVLAQVGFPISESYKQQLREIFDADVRSADFHGDGPRVAAEVNAWVRGKTRGKISGILPEGEPLDIVLFILNAVYFKGTWVTPFNARETVDKPFLNLGTSEVSKPAMHLRTRLPHTRVDAYHASAVEIPYEGDRFSMVVLLPDNPTGLAAVRDGMSLDMLEAVGSKLSFREVKLQLPKFEVSLNYSLVPAMKALGLNSVFGGSANFSGISESVLVRISDVVHKAAVDVNEEGTIATAVTGLSLMPLSGLYNPPPPIQFIVNRPFLYYIRDRSTNRVLFIGEVHTL